A single Ochrobactrum sp. BTU1 DNA region contains:
- a CDS encoding ABC transporter permease, with protein sequence MKQLLKQRELLLLVIIAIMIGLFSMRAPGFSSPRNLANIFNDTSILIILALGQMSVILTKSIDLSVAANLAFTGMAVAMLNAAYPEIPLVVLIVAAVGIGAILGAINGILVWKLDIPAIVVTLGTLTIYRGMAFVLSGGGWVNAHQMTGPFLNTPRTVFLGLPLLGWTALLIIGFIYVLLTRSFFGRALYASGGNPTAAVYAGIDVGRTRFFAFVLSGSLAGLCGYLWVSRYAVAYVDIANGFELDSVAACVIGGISIIGGIGTAFGAVLGALFLGVIKNALPVINISPFWQMAISGAVIIAAVIFNARQEKRGGRIILRDKAAKTYEEPAA encoded by the coding sequence ATGAAACAGCTTCTCAAACAGCGCGAACTCCTGCTTCTTGTCATCATTGCAATCATGATCGGGCTGTTCTCAATGCGTGCGCCGGGTTTCAGCTCGCCGCGCAATCTCGCGAACATTTTCAACGACACGTCGATCCTGATTATTCTGGCTCTGGGTCAGATGTCGGTGATCTTGACAAAGTCCATCGATCTTTCAGTCGCGGCCAATCTGGCATTTACCGGCATGGCGGTGGCGATGCTCAATGCCGCCTACCCTGAAATACCGCTGGTCGTGTTGATTGTTGCAGCCGTAGGCATTGGTGCCATTCTGGGTGCGATCAATGGAATTCTGGTTTGGAAGCTGGATATTCCAGCTATTGTGGTAACACTTGGCACACTGACCATCTATCGCGGCATGGCCTTTGTTCTGTCAGGTGGTGGCTGGGTCAATGCTCATCAGATGACGGGGCCGTTTCTTAATACGCCCCGCACGGTGTTTCTGGGGCTTCCGCTCCTTGGCTGGACGGCACTGCTCATCATCGGTTTCATCTATGTGCTGCTCACGCGCAGCTTCTTTGGCCGAGCACTTTATGCATCAGGTGGTAATCCGACGGCTGCGGTCTATGCCGGTATCGATGTGGGCCGCACGCGCTTCTTCGCCTTTGTACTGTCCGGCTCGTTGGCAGGGTTATGCGGTTATCTCTGGGTTTCACGCTATGCGGTTGCTTATGTCGATATCGCCAACGGATTTGAACTCGATAGCGTCGCTGCCTGCGTGATCGGCGGGATTTCAATCATCGGCGGCATTGGCACGGCCTTTGGCGCAGTGCTGGGTGCGCTGTTTCTCGGCGTTATCAAAAACGCCCTGCCCGTCATCAATATCTCACCCTTCTGGCAAATGGCGATTTCCGGCGCGGTTATCATCGCAGCCGTGATCTTCAATGCCCGACAGGAGAAACGCGGCGGACGTATCATTCTGCGCGACAAAGCCGCAAAGACTTATGAGGAGCCAGCCGCGTGA
- a CDS encoding ABC transporter permease, with protein sequence MSEITERRHIPDRLGTSYTRLFASWEMLLLGVAIAIFIANSFASPYFLNAWNLSDATFNFTEKALIAFAMTLLIISGEIDLSVAAIIALASTAMGAAAQMGVGTPDLVLIGIGTGLVCGAINGGLVAGLKLPSIVVTIGTMSLFRGISYIVLGDKAYGGYPESFAYFGQGYVIWVFSFEFVLFVAFALIFGVLLHATTFGRRIYAIGNNEFASRFSGIPVERMKFTLFMLTGLMSGIAAVCLTSRLGSTRPSIAQGWELEIITMVVLGGVSILGGAGSIIGVVIAAFVMGLVTFGLGLLNVPGIVMSIFIGLLLITTISLPILGRKFKARQKS encoded by the coding sequence GTGAGCGAGATAACGGAACGCCGTCATATCCCGGATCGGCTGGGAACGTCCTACACGCGGCTGTTTGCCAGTTGGGAAATGTTGTTGCTTGGCGTGGCGATTGCGATTTTCATCGCCAATTCATTTGCCTCGCCATATTTCCTCAATGCCTGGAACCTTTCCGACGCAACGTTCAATTTCACTGAGAAAGCGCTCATTGCCTTTGCAATGACGTTGCTCATCATCTCCGGTGAGATCGATCTGTCGGTCGCTGCGATCATTGCTTTAGCATCGACCGCCATGGGGGCCGCAGCACAGATGGGTGTAGGCACTCCGGATCTTGTGTTAATCGGTATCGGTACAGGTCTTGTTTGCGGGGCGATCAATGGTGGACTTGTGGCTGGACTTAAGCTTCCCTCCATCGTTGTAACCATTGGTACGATGAGTCTGTTTCGTGGCATTTCCTATATTGTACTTGGCGACAAAGCCTATGGCGGATATCCGGAAAGCTTCGCTTATTTCGGACAGGGCTATGTCATCTGGGTTTTCTCGTTTGAATTTGTGCTGTTCGTCGCTTTTGCACTGATTTTCGGCGTACTGCTGCATGCCACCACTTTCGGACGACGCATTTATGCCATCGGCAATAATGAGTTTGCTTCGCGCTTTTCTGGCATCCCTGTCGAGCGCATGAAGTTCACACTGTTCATGCTCACAGGGCTGATGAGTGGCATAGCTGCCGTGTGCCTCACCTCACGCCTTGGCTCCACTCGGCCATCCATTGCACAGGGCTGGGAACTTGAAATCATAACGATGGTCGTGCTCGGTGGTGTGTCGATCCTCGGCGGCGCAGGCAGCATCATCGGCGTTGTAATCGCGGCTTTTGTGATGGGGCTTGTGACCTTCGGCCTCGGCCTTCTCAATGTGCCGGGCATTGTCATGTCGATCTTCATCGGGCTTTTGCTGATCACCACGATCTCGCTGCCAATCCTTGGGCGCAAATTCAAAGCAAGGCAAAAGTCATGA
- the rhaM gene encoding L-rhamnose mutarotase, with protein MNSERYAFRMKLHPGQEAEYRRRHDEIWPELIDLLQQSGVSDYSIWLDEDTHILFGTLTRTKTHDMAALPDHPVMKKWWAHMADIMETNADNSPISIDLKPVFHMP; from the coding sequence ATGAACAGTGAACGATATGCTTTCCGCATGAAGCTTCATCCCGGTCAGGAAGCAGAATACCGGCGCCGTCATGATGAAATCTGGCCCGAGCTTATCGATCTGCTGCAGCAATCCGGAGTGTCTGATTATTCGATATGGCTGGATGAGGACACACATATCCTTTTCGGCACGCTTACCCGAACCAAGACGCATGACATGGCAGCGTTGCCAGATCATCCGGTCATGAAGAAATGGTGGGCGCATATGGCCGACATCATGGAAACGAATGCCGATAATTCGCCGATTTCCATCGACCTCAAACCTGTCTTTCATATGCCATGA
- a CDS encoding FGGY-family carbohydrate kinase: protein MKHIAILDVGKTNAKTVLLDAVTGEEVAVRRIPNTVLHDGPYPHYDLETLWGFFLKSLTEFAKAPGFDAISITTHGASAVLLDKDGELAMPTLDYEHDYGAEIRENYARIKPDFALTYSPTLSLGLNVGAQLHYLKTVFPEQFAETALVVTYPQYWAYRLTGVPAVELTSLGCHTDLWLPKSGTYSSLVESLGLEGKFPPLRSAFDALDNLLPELAQEIGLVATVPVYCGIHDSNASLLAHLMDREPPFSVVSTGTWVVSFAVGGDLEGLDPKRDTLANVDAYGRAVPSARYMGGREFDVMTANLMPPSEEEYERVLDQVLAHGIMALPSAVPGCGPYPDTSLRWLNAEDARPAERYVASCLYAALMTQSCLELLGADGQIIVEGPFAANSIYLHALAGFAGRDVIAVSGTTGTAMGAALLAGAAVPSISERIFSPANETYKNYKIQWLDSIN, encoded by the coding sequence ATGAAACATATTGCCATTCTCGATGTCGGCAAAACCAATGCCAAGACCGTTCTGCTTGATGCAGTAACAGGTGAAGAGGTTGCCGTGCGGCGCATCCCAAACACAGTGCTGCACGATGGTCCCTATCCGCATTATGATCTGGAGACGCTGTGGGGCTTTTTCCTGAAAAGCCTTACCGAGTTTGCAAAAGCCCCGGGCTTTGACGCTATTTCGATTACAACCCATGGTGCGAGTGCAGTATTGCTCGACAAGGATGGCGAGCTTGCCATGCCCACGCTTGATTACGAGCATGATTATGGCGCTGAAATCCGTGAAAACTATGCACGCATCAAGCCGGACTTCGCGCTGACTTATTCGCCAACACTTTCGCTGGGGCTCAATGTCGGCGCACAGCTTCATTACCTGAAGACAGTTTTTCCTGAACAGTTTGCCGAAACGGCGCTGGTCGTGACCTATCCGCAATACTGGGCCTATAGGTTGACCGGGGTTCCTGCGGTCGAGCTGACATCACTCGGATGCCATACGGATCTTTGGCTGCCGAAAAGCGGTACTTATTCGTCGCTGGTCGAAAGCCTTGGCCTTGAGGGCAAGTTTCCGCCGCTGCGATCGGCATTCGATGCGCTGGACAATCTGCTGCCCGAACTCGCGCAGGAGATCGGGCTTGTCGCCACTGTTCCCGTCTATTGCGGTATCCATGATTCAAACGCCTCCTTACTTGCGCATCTCATGGATCGTGAGCCGCCCTTTTCGGTCGTCTCGACAGGTACATGGGTTGTGAGTTTTGCAGTTGGCGGTGATCTCGAAGGGCTTGATCCGAAACGCGATACGCTCGCCAATGTCGATGCCTATGGTCGCGCTGTTCCCTCTGCCCGCTATATGGGCGGACGCGAATTCGACGTGATGACTGCAAATCTGATGCCCCCGAGCGAAGAAGAGTATGAACGCGTCCTGGATCAGGTTTTGGCACACGGCATCATGGCTTTACCTTCTGCTGTGCCGGGTTGCGGGCCGTACCCGGATACTTCGCTACGCTGGTTAAACGCCGAAGATGCAAGACCAGCGGAGCGTTATGTAGCTTCCTGCCTTTATGCAGCACTGATGACGCAAAGTTGCCTTGAGCTTCTGGGTGCTGATGGTCAAATAATCGTCGAAGGTCCATTCGCGGCAAACAGCATCTATCTTCATGCTCTGGCAGGTTTCGCTGGTCGAGATGTGATTGCTGTTTCAGGGACGACAGGGACTGCGATGGGGGCTGCTTTACTTGCCGGAGCTGCGGTTCCGTCAATCTCTGAACGTATCTTTAGTCCAGCTAATGAAACATATAAAAACTATAAAATACAATGGTTAGATAGCATTAATTAA
- a CDS encoding MFS transporter, translating to MKVTIEQTLDQAGAGPFQRNLLGVFGLVWAADAMQVLAVGFTAASIAATFGLTVPQALQTGTLFFFGMLIGAALFGRLADKYGRRRVLLITVACDAVFGLLSAFSPNFAILLGLRFLTGIAVGGTLPVDYAMMAEFLPSKNRGRWLVMLEGFWAVGTVIIALAAWAASLAGVADAWRYIFVVTAAPALIGIWLRIWIPESPMHLLKTGQTQEAKSVMNRVLRRNGKPELPPKAVLDAPLLVTNEKLLSPNLRQRTLTTLAIWFLVSVSYYGIFTWIPAKLASDGFGFVRGYGFLVVVALAQLPGYALAAYGVEAWGRRKTLIGFLFISAAACALFTIAGSSALVGASILIMSFALLGTWGALYAFTPELYPTALRASGMGAAGAMARLGGLLAPSALAIVVTQSFNTAVAMFAGLLALAGIIAFFINVETRDKALN from the coding sequence ATGAAAGTTACAATCGAACAAACGCTCGATCAGGCCGGAGCCGGCCCCTTCCAGCGCAATCTTCTCGGTGTATTCGGACTTGTATGGGCTGCAGATGCCATGCAGGTCCTAGCGGTAGGTTTCACCGCAGCCTCGATCGCCGCAACTTTCGGCCTCACCGTTCCACAGGCGTTGCAGACTGGTACGTTGTTCTTCTTCGGAATGCTGATTGGTGCAGCACTGTTTGGCAGGCTTGCCGACAAATATGGTCGCCGCCGCGTTCTTCTCATTACAGTTGCATGTGATGCAGTGTTTGGCTTGCTGTCTGCTTTCTCACCGAACTTTGCTATTCTTCTCGGCCTTCGCTTTTTGACCGGTATCGCGGTCGGCGGAACCTTGCCCGTTGATTATGCAATGATGGCAGAATTTCTGCCATCCAAGAATCGTGGCCGCTGGCTGGTTATGCTCGAAGGTTTTTGGGCTGTTGGCACAGTGATCATTGCGCTTGCTGCGTGGGCCGCAAGCCTTGCAGGCGTGGCCGATGCGTGGCGCTACATTTTCGTCGTTACCGCCGCACCGGCCTTGATCGGCATCTGGCTGCGTATCTGGATTCCTGAATCCCCGATGCATTTGCTCAAAACCGGTCAGACACAAGAAGCAAAAAGCGTGATGAATCGCGTTCTGCGGCGTAACGGCAAGCCGGAGCTGCCGCCAAAGGCTGTTCTTGATGCACCGCTTCTGGTGACAAACGAAAAACTTCTTTCGCCAAATCTGCGTCAGCGCACGCTGACCACGCTGGCGATATGGTTCCTTGTTTCTGTATCCTACTACGGCATCTTCACATGGATTCCGGCCAAGCTTGCAAGTGATGGCTTCGGCTTCGTGCGTGGTTATGGCTTCCTGGTCGTCGTTGCACTGGCACAGCTGCCCGGTTATGCGCTGGCCGCATATGGCGTCGAGGCTTGGGGCCGTCGTAAGACGCTGATCGGCTTCCTGTTCATAAGTGCCGCTGCCTGCGCGCTTTTCACTATCGCCGGAAGCTCTGCCCTGGTTGGTGCATCGATCCTCATCATGAGCTTTGCTCTGCTCGGCACATGGGGCGCGCTTTATGCGTTTACGCCGGAGCTTTATCCGACAGCATTGCGTGCAAGCGGCATGGGCGCGGCAGGCGCTATGGCACGCCTTGGCGGATTACTCGCACCTTCGGCATTGGCGATTGTCGTCACACAGAGCTTCAATACGGCTGTTGCAATGTTTGCAGGCTTGCTGGCGCTTGCGGGAATAATCGCCTTCTTCATAAATGTGGAAACACGAGACAAGGCGCTCAACTGA
- a CDS encoding P1 family peptidase, producing the protein MTYTARDFGIVCGTMPTGDKNVITDVPGVLVGQHTVKDGDINTGVTAIMPHSGNLYRQKVLGACDIINGFGKSIGLMQVEELGTIETPILLTNTFGVGTCANTLIREAIAANPDIGRTTATVNPVVLECNDGPFNDIQALAITEDHARLALGNASNRFLQGNVGAGTGMTCFGFKGGVGSASRRFDLNGEVYHLGILALTNFGRTGDLILPDGRRPSPKTIAQSEKGSVILVLATDVPLEHRQLKRVSKRCGAGLARLGAFWGNGSGDIAIGFSTAATFDHDEASDLISLKALNENRIDILFRAAAEAAQEAVLNSMCAAETFVGRGGNRRISLADWLKSSESH; encoded by the coding sequence ATGACCTATACGGCAAGAGATTTTGGTATCGTTTGTGGAACAATGCCAACAGGCGATAAGAACGTTATCACCGATGTTCCGGGTGTTCTGGTTGGACAACACACAGTTAAAGATGGTGACATCAATACCGGCGTCACGGCCATCATGCCTCACAGCGGCAATCTCTATCGGCAGAAAGTTCTTGGCGCCTGCGATATCATCAACGGCTTTGGCAAAAGCATCGGTCTGATGCAGGTGGAGGAATTGGGCACTATCGAGACCCCTATTCTGCTTACCAATACGTTCGGCGTCGGAACTTGCGCCAATACCCTTATTCGTGAGGCAATTGCCGCAAATCCTGATATCGGCAGGACGACCGCAACCGTCAATCCCGTTGTTCTCGAGTGTAATGATGGGCCATTCAATGACATTCAAGCTTTGGCGATAACTGAGGATCATGCGCGGCTAGCACTTGGAAATGCCAGCAATCGCTTCCTTCAGGGCAATGTCGGTGCAGGAACCGGCATGACATGCTTCGGTTTCAAGGGGGGTGTTGGTAGTGCATCTCGTCGGTTTGATCTGAATGGCGAAGTCTATCACCTTGGCATTCTGGCGCTCACAAATTTTGGGCGCACTGGCGATCTGATTCTGCCGGATGGGCGCAGGCCATCGCCAAAGACCATTGCGCAATCGGAAAAAGGCTCGGTCATCCTTGTGCTCGCAACCGATGTGCCGCTCGAACATCGGCAATTAAAGCGTGTTTCGAAACGTTGTGGTGCGGGATTGGCTCGCCTCGGTGCTTTCTGGGGCAATGGCAGCGGCGATATTGCGATTGGTTTTTCAACGGCTGCAACATTCGATCACGATGAAGCATCCGACTTGATCTCATTAAAGGCTCTGAACGAGAATCGTATCGACATTCTTTTCCGGGCCGCCGCTGAGGCCGCGCAGGAGGCCGTGCTGAATTCCATGTGTGCGGCTGAAACCTTTGTTGGTCGTGGCGGAAATCGCCGCATTTCCTTGGCGGATTGGCTTAAAAGTTCCGAGTCTCACTGA
- a CDS encoding DNA translocase FtsK, whose protein sequence is MRNLRENLPHTDGNRAESAPEQKPQRDPLGAHSPNSDGTWKSYFSLGANVRFTRTPEIDLVRRRGEDLPDINGRAKPAEVEADHAPVEIEKVAEAQPMAVAALQQSVSQNMVRTPVAPVPPVLTTVPAETVVQPAEVAPVLAAQSIDVQPVANVAAAISAFSHLSDFAFWESFDFDAVPVQSVAVITEVEEVEEVATPKRAAPTVESIIAQFRTVEWNKGKSQEAPAAVVEQPAPVAEVAHPDQTAPAPQPVAIPVAEVVIESPRALIEEAAPQAPVEVVTDVAAEATEDQGVLTAAEAEEHVVEDVVAPEPVAEMSKVEAPTKTAPSIALYQPQPLPRTEAVVMHGDYEFPPRDLLQEPPSLDGNVITQEMLERSAGLLESVLEDFGVRGEIIHVRPGPVVTLYEFEPAPGVKSSRVIGLADDIARSMSALSARVAVVPGRNVIGIELPNANRETVYLREMIDSRTFESSNYRLPLCLGKGIGGEPIIAELAKMPHLLVAGTTGSGKSVAINTMILSLLYRFKPEECRLIMVDPKMLELSIYDGIPHLLTPVVTDPKKAVVALKWAVREMEDRYRKMARLGVRNIEGFNQRAASAKGKGETVMCTVQSGFDKETGEATYVQEELDLTPMPYIVVIIDEMADLMMVAGKDIEGAVQRLAQMARAAGIHLIMATQRPSVDVITGTIKANFPTRISFQVTSKIDSRTILGEMGAEQLLGQGDMLHMAGGGRIVRVHGPFVSDEEVEKVVNHLKEQGRPDYLATVTEDEEDEDAVQDTAVFDASAMASEDSDDVYEQAVKVVLRDKKCSTSYIQRRLGIGYNRAASLVERMEQEGLVGAANHVGKREILTGNRD, encoded by the coding sequence ATGCGTAATTTGAGAGAAAATCTTCCCCATACAGATGGAAATCGTGCAGAGTCTGCTCCAGAGCAGAAGCCGCAGCGCGACCCGTTGGGAGCGCATTCGCCAAATTCGGACGGGACGTGGAAATCGTATTTTTCACTCGGTGCGAATGTGCGTTTTACCCGCACGCCAGAGATTGATCTGGTGCGTCGTCGCGGTGAAGATCTGCCGGATATCAATGGTCGTGCGAAGCCTGCAGAGGTGGAAGCTGATCATGCTCCGGTCGAGATCGAAAAAGTTGCGGAAGCTCAGCCAATGGCTGTTGCTGCTCTTCAGCAGTCCGTTTCACAGAATATGGTTCGCACACCCGTCGCGCCCGTGCCGCCTGTTCTGACGACCGTACCAGCCGAAACCGTAGTCCAGCCTGCGGAAGTAGCGCCTGTTTTGGCTGCCCAATCGATTGATGTTCAGCCTGTAGCGAATGTAGCCGCAGCTATCTCGGCATTCTCACATTTGTCGGATTTTGCTTTTTGGGAAAGCTTTGATTTTGATGCCGTGCCAGTTCAGTCTGTTGCCGTTATTACAGAAGTTGAAGAGGTTGAAGAAGTTGCAACGCCAAAGCGTGCTGCGCCGACTGTTGAATCGATCATCGCACAGTTCCGCACGGTTGAATGGAACAAGGGTAAGTCTCAGGAGGCTCCTGCTGCTGTCGTAGAACAGCCTGCTCCGGTTGCTGAAGTTGCTCATCCAGACCAGACTGCTCCAGCTCCACAGCCAGTTGCTATACCCGTTGCAGAAGTGGTGATTGAATCACCTCGTGCGCTTATCGAAGAGGCTGCACCTCAGGCACCTGTCGAAGTCGTCACTGATGTTGCTGCTGAAGCAACGGAAGATCAAGGCGTGCTTACTGCCGCTGAAGCAGAAGAGCATGTGGTCGAGGACGTTGTGGCTCCTGAACCTGTTGCAGAAATGTCAAAGGTTGAAGCCCCTACGAAGACAGCCCCTTCAATCGCTCTTTATCAGCCGCAGCCCCTCCCCCGGACAGAAGCTGTCGTCATGCATGGCGACTATGAATTTCCGCCGCGTGACCTGCTGCAGGAACCGCCTTCGCTCGATGGCAATGTCATCACGCAGGAAATGCTTGAGCGCAGTGCTGGCCTTCTCGAAAGCGTGCTTGAAGACTTCGGTGTGCGTGGTGAAATCATCCATGTTCGTCCTGGCCCTGTCGTCACACTCTATGAGTTTGAACCAGCTCCCGGCGTTAAGTCGTCCCGCGTGATAGGTCTTGCTGATGATATTGCGCGTTCGATGTCGGCACTCTCTGCACGTGTTGCCGTTGTTCCGGGGCGTAACGTCATTGGCATCGAACTACCAAATGCCAATCGCGAGACCGTCTATCTGCGCGAAATGATTGACTCCCGCACCTTCGAATCCTCGAACTACCGCCTGCCGCTTTGTCTGGGCAAAGGCATCGGTGGTGAGCCGATCATCGCAGAACTTGCGAAGATGCCTCACCTGCTCGTAGCAGGCACCACCGGTTCGGGTAAGTCTGTCGCCATCAATACGATGATTCTGTCGCTCCTCTACCGCTTCAAACCGGAAGAATGCCGCCTTATCATGGTCGATCCGAAGATGCTGGAACTCTCCATCTATGATGGCATTCCGCACCTGCTGACGCCAGTTGTGACCGATCCGAAGAAGGCCGTTGTGGCTCTGAAATGGGCCGTGCGCGAAATGGAAGACCGCTATCGCAAGATGGCACGTCTGGGCGTTCGCAACATCGAAGGCTTCAATCAGCGTGCAGCGTCTGCAAAGGGCAAAGGCGAAACCGTCATGTGCACGGTGCAGTCCGGCTTTGACAAGGAAACCGGCGAAGCAACCTATGTTCAGGAAGAACTCGACCTGACGCCAATGCCATATATCGTCGTGATTATTGACGAAATGGCCGACCTGATGATGGTTGCCGGCAAGGACATTGAAGGTGCTGTACAACGTCTTGCACAGATGGCGCGTGCTGCTGGTATCCACCTTATCATGGCAACGCAGCGTCCTTCTGTTGACGTTATCACCGGTACGATCAAGGCTAACTTCCCGACCCGTATTTCGTTCCAGGTCACGTCTAAGATCGACAGCCGTACTATTCTTGGTGAAATGGGTGCAGAACAGCTTCTCGGGCAGGGCGATATGCTGCATATGGCCGGCGGTGGCCGCATTGTTCGCGTCCATGGACCATTCGTTTCGGATGAAGAAGTTGAAAAGGTCGTCAATCATCTGAAAGAACAGGGTCGTCCTGATTATCTGGCGACTGTCACCGAAGACGAGGAAGATGAAGATGCCGTGCAGGACACTGCAGTCTTCGATGCTTCGGCCATGGCTTCGGAAGACAGTGACGATGTCTATGAACAGGCTGTGAAGGTTGTTTTGCGTGATAAGAAGTGCTCGACTTCTTACATCCAGCGTCGCCTCGGCATTGGTTACAACCGCGCGGCTTCACTTGTCGAGCGTATGGAACAGGAAGGCCTTGTCGGTGCGGCTAACCATGTTGGTAAGCGTGAAATCCTCACTGGCAACCGCGATTAA
- a CDS encoding SURF1 family protein yields MQASSTSQKKKSRFFLGFMAVLGALFFALFLSLGIWQVERLHWKLDLIARVDARVHSEPVAAPGKDDWANVNQADDEYRHVTLTGSYLNDKEVLVRALTERGSGFWVLTPLRSDDGTLTFINRGFIPDTKRDPSSRVETQIAGETTVTGLLRMPEPDGFFLRPNDPARNDWNSRDVKAFAEKEGLGTVAPYFIDADNNSNPGNVPIGGLTVVTFRNNHLSYAITWFALAAMIAGAAILVWRYERKSKD; encoded by the coding sequence ATGCAAGCCAGTTCAACATCGCAAAAGAAGAAATCACGCTTCTTCCTTGGCTTCATGGCTGTTTTGGGGGCGCTGTTTTTCGCGTTGTTTCTGAGCCTCGGCATCTGGCAAGTCGAGCGCCTGCATTGGAAGCTCGACTTGATTGCCCGCGTTGATGCGCGCGTTCATTCGGAGCCGGTCGCTGCTCCGGGCAAAGACGATTGGGCCAATGTCAATCAGGCCGATGACGAGTACCGGCATGTCACGCTGACCGGCTCTTACCTCAATGACAAGGAAGTGCTGGTTCGTGCGCTGACTGAACGCGGTTCAGGCTTTTGGGTGCTGACGCCGTTGCGTTCAGATGATGGTACACTGACCTTCATCAATCGTGGTTTCATTCCTGATACCAAGCGCGATCCATCTTCACGCGTAGAAACGCAAATCGCGGGCGAGACGACCGTAACTGGCCTTCTGCGCATGCCGGAGCCTGATGGCTTCTTCCTTCGTCCCAACGACCCTGCCCGCAATGATTGGAATTCGCGAGATGTCAAAGCTTTCGCTGAAAAAGAAGGCTTGGGGACAGTCGCGCCCTATTTCATTGATGCAGATAATAACTCCAATCCGGGCAACGTGCCTATTGGCGGGCTTACGGTTGTTACCTTCCGCAACAACCATCTCTCTTATGCAATCACATGGTTTGCGCTTGCAGCCATGATTGCCGGTGCTGCCATTTTGGTATGGCGGTACGAGCGCAAATCAAAGGACTAA
- the lpdA gene encoding dihydrolipoyl dehydrogenase: MSEISCKLLIIGGGPGGYVCGIRAGQLGIDTVLVEKKRLGGTCLNVGCIPSKAVIHAADEYHRLTTFASKGTLGITAESPKIDFAKTLEWKDGIVNRLNSGVAGLLKRSRVRMFQGQARFMDGKTVVVDTDTGRQTIHAETIVIATGSVPVEIQSLPFGGNVISSTEALSLDKIPEKLAIVGGGYIGLEIGTAFAKLGAKVTVVEATDRILPQYDAELTRPIMARLKVLGVDVLTNTSAKGLSADGKALDVLLGDGKRHSIPADKILVTVGRKPQTDGWGLSEIRLDMDGRFIRIDDKCRTSMRGVYAIGDVTGEPMLAHRAMVQGEMVAEIIAGGKQAWDKRCIPAVCFTDPEIVTVGLSPDEARKAGHNIQTGIFPFQANGRAMTIEREDGFIRVVARADNHLMLGIQAVGVGISELSSAFALAVETGTRLEDIAGTIHAHPTLGEGFAEASLKALGHALHA; the protein is encoded by the coding sequence ATGAGTGAGATTTCCTGCAAACTTCTGATCATTGGTGGCGGTCCCGGCGGTTATGTCTGCGGTATTCGCGCAGGCCAGCTTGGGATCGATACGGTTCTGGTCGAGAAAAAGCGGCTGGGCGGGACCTGTCTTAATGTCGGCTGCATACCGTCCAAAGCTGTTATTCATGCCGCTGACGAATACCACCGCCTCACGACATTCGCGTCGAAAGGTACGCTTGGCATCACAGCTGAAAGTCCTAAGATCGATTTTGCCAAAACGCTCGAATGGAAAGACGGCATCGTCAATCGCCTGAACAGCGGTGTCGCCGGACTTCTGAAACGCTCCCGCGTGCGAATGTTCCAGGGGCAGGCGCGTTTTATGGATGGTAAAACCGTTGTGGTGGATACCGACACCGGTCGCCAGACTATCCATGCCGAGACCATTGTGATCGCAACAGGGTCGGTGCCGGTTGAAATTCAGTCACTGCCTTTTGGCGGCAATGTCATCTCCTCAACGGAAGCGCTTTCACTCGATAAGATCCCTGAAAAGCTTGCAATCGTTGGCGGTGGTTATATCGGGCTCGAGATCGGTACGGCCTTTGCAAAGCTTGGTGCAAAAGTGACCGTCGTTGAAGCCACTGATCGCATCCTACCGCAATATGATGCAGAGCTGACACGCCCGATCATGGCACGGCTGAAAGTACTCGGCGTTGACGTGCTGACGAATACGTCTGCCAAAGGCTTATCCGCCGATGGAAAAGCGCTGGATGTGTTGCTGGGTGATGGCAAAAGGCATTCAATTCCTGCTGACAAAATTCTTGTCACGGTTGGCCGCAAGCCCCAAACCGATGGCTGGGGTTTGAGCGAAATCCGGCTCGATATGGATGGCCGCTTTATCCGCATCGATGACAAATGTCGCACATCAATGCGCGGCGTTTATGCCATCGGCGATGTAACAGGTGAGCCCATGCTTGCGCATAGAGCTATGGTTCAGGGCGAAATGGTTGCTGAAATCATTGCGGGCGGCAAACAGGCCTGGGATAAGCGCTGCATCCCGGCAGTCTGCTTTACTGATCCTGAGATCGTAACAGTCGGCTTATCTCCTGATGAAGCGCGCAAGGCAGGTCATAATATCCAGACCGGCATTTTCCCGTTTCAGGCCAATGGACGCGCGATGACTATCGAGCGGGAAGATGGTTTTATCCGGGTTGTCGCCCGCGCTGATAACCACCTGATGCTTGGCATTCAGGCCGTGGGTGTCGGGATTTCCGAGCTGTCATCCGCCTTTGCGCTTGCTGTTGAAACAGGCACACGCCTTGAGGATATAGCAGGAACGATCCACGCTCATCCGACCCTTGGTGAAGGCTTTGCCGAAGCCAGCCTGAAAGCACTCGGCCACGCGCTCCATGCCTAA